The nucleotide sequence GAGCAGGGGCGACGACACCAACCTGAGATGGGATCTCGGATTCGCATTCCCCTTTTTCGACCGGCTGATCAGTTCCGTCAATGTGTCCACGAACGGGCTGATCACGATTGGAGCGCTCAATAACAGCGGCAACAACTCGGAATCTGCCCTGGCAACCATGACGGCAATTGCCCCATTTTGGATGAACCTGCGCACTAACGGGAATGCCATCGCAGCCGAAGGTCTCTATGTCTCGAACCCCAGTTCCCCGACTCCCACGAGCATCCGGTTCAGATGGGCGGGGGAGACTGTTCGTAAGGACAGCCAGGGGAACCTGATCGCCGGCATTCCGGTGAATTTCGCGGTTACGCTTTGCAACAACGGCGAAATCCTGTTCGAGTATGGCGATGGCAATCACGGCGTCACTCCGACTGTTGGAATATCGCGGGGAGACGGGATGTCCATGCAGATCTATTCCCCATATAGCTATAGATACTCGACCGGCCCAAGAGATCTCAACAACGCTCAGGCTGTGCACTGGCTCTCCGGCAGCAAGGTCACCAGCACCATTTTCCCGTTTCTGAGGACGACCGCCACGCAATACACCGGCTTTGCCCTCGTCAACCCAAACCACCAACCGCTTGATTATGTTTTTTCGGTACATTGGAATGGAACTGCTTTTGGAAAGACCGTGCAGGACGCGACCCTCAGCGCTGGAATGCAAACTGCGTTCGTTGCCCAGCAGTCATTTCCTTTTCTGCTCCCGAGTTTCAGCGGATGGGCCGAGGTAAAATCGACCGATGGCCGGATGGGGTCGTTTTCCGCCTGGGGGGATCACGCCGGAACTTTTCTGAACGGAGCACCCGCATCGACATGGCTGTCAAAGGAGTTGGTTTTTACCCATACACCGGCGGGCAGCGGGACAATTCCTGGAACCTCTCTTTACATCATCAATCCGGGAGATGAGACAGCCAATCTCAGCACTCGTTGGTCCGACGCGGGGCAAACCGCATCATTCACCACGACGCGCACCTTGGCGCCGGGCTCGAGCCTGGCCGAGGATCTATCTGCGCTGTTTCCAACCTTGCCTCCTGACTTCAAGGGCGGCTCCATTCGTGTGTCATCCGACACGGAGATTACGGGAATCGTCGCATCAGAAGCAGCAGGCGCAACAGCCTTGGTCGCGGCGCAGAAACCATCCTATGCCACAACGCTCTACGCGCCGCAATTTGCAAACGGCAACGCAGGCGGCATCGCTTATTTCACGGATGTGAACCTGGTCAACAGCTCAGACTCGTTGAGGACGGTTTCGATCCAGCTGCTGGGCGACGACGGGTTCCTGGTGCGCGGTGCCGGGATTACGAATCCGCGAACGGTGATGCTGGCTGCCGGTGGGGAGCTGCACGTGCGGGGAGATGTGTTGTTTGGCCTGCCCGACCCCGCAGGCCCGAGTTCCCCGGTGCAAGGTACGCTCGTGATCAATGCCGACGGCGATGGGCTAACCGGCGATGTCAATTTTGGAGAGGCGCTAACCGGTCGTTTTTCCGCCAGCCTGCCGCTGGATCCGGCTCTCCACTCGGATCTGGTCTTCGCCCAAGTCGCCGAAGGCCTGCCGGGAGGAGCCGGCGTGTCCTATTACACAGGCGTCGCCCTGTTCAATCCCAACCCATCGGAAACCGAAGTAAAAATCCAAATGTACACTCAGAGCGGTCTTCTCGCAGGAACGACCGTTGTCGAATTGCTCCCCAATTCCCGAATTTCCTGGACCGTTGGCCAGCTCATCCCTGGAGTAACTCAGAACGGTGGCCATCTCCGAGTAACCTCCATGCGCGGGCCCATCACGGCATGTGGAGTCATGGGCGACGCCGGAATGAACTTTTTGATTGCGCTCCCCCCCCAATTCCAGGATTCTGAGTCTGAAGTGCGCCCTTCAACGGCACTCAAGCGGCTCCAAAACAGCGGTCGAGGATCTCCCTACTGGCGGTAAAACCAGAGATGCTCCCCGGAAACAGAAACATGGGGACGTCCGACCAATTTCCTCGAAAACTGGTCGGACGTCCCCGTATTTTCCTGATCTACGAGCTTCTGGAACCTGATTCCGGATTTTGTCAAGAACCCCGCCGACATGTCGGTGGAGCAAGCACAGCTCTTGCGTGTGCAATCATTCACCTCGTCGGAAAAACTTCAGCCTTGACAATACGACAGATGTCGTCGTATCATAACGACAGATGTCGTCCTAGTGATTCACCGGAGAGAATTATGAGTCCATTGTCGCTGCCCAAACTGACCGATGCGGAATTCGAAATTATGGCGATTGTATGGGAAGAGGAAGAAACGACCGTCAATCATGTATGGGAAACGATCAACCAGAACAGACAGGAACCTCTATCCAGAACCACGATCCAGGTTCAGATGAATCGTCTTGAGCAAAAAAAATGGCTCAGGCACCGCGTGCTCGGAAGAACCTTTCTTTATTCTCCTACCCGCAAGAGAGAAAAGACTCTCGAGACTCTCGTCGGAGATATTCATCACAGGTTCTTTAAAGGCTCCAGTCCCGACCTGGTGAGGTGCCTCTTCAAAAGCGTCAGAGTATCGAAAGCCGAAATTCAAAAACTAAAAGAGATCATCAGCAGTCAGGAAGGAGAATCGGAATGAACTGGCAGACCGTTCTCAGTTTCTCGGGCTCAGCAGACTGGATCTTGCTGACCGCCTTCCACTCGCTCTGGCTGTCGTTTGCCGCCTTTCTAATCATGCGCCTCCCGAAGTTCCGGTCTCCAGTTGTCCGGTCAACCTGGTGTACTTGCACGCTTATCCTATTGCTCGCTTTGCCGCTGATTACCTGGTCTATCCCCCGGCTTGCTGTTCGCGCCCAGCCAACTCCAAAACCTGCCGTCGAAATGAGTACGGCAAATGTCGAGACCCAACCGCCTCTTCTAAACAGGCTGCTGGATATGAATACGCCGTTGCCTCAGGTACGCATAGGCCGATGGCAAGCGCTGATGAATCAATTCGGATTTCTCTGGCTTGCAGTCACGCTGATCTGTGTGGGACGGCTTCTCTGTCAATTGGCGTTTTTGAAGGGGTGCGGCACAGGCCTGCAAGAGATACACGATGGCAGGATATCGGCCGTTTTAGTAGAAAGTACCCATTCTTTTCGTTTTCGCAAAAAACCACGCTTTTTCGCCTCCCGGAAGCTGACCTCTCCCATCTCCACAGGGATACAGACACCTTTGGTTATATTGCCAGCCGGTCTCTATCAGAGTATCGGTGATAAAGAACTCCGCGCGATATTGCTGCACGAACTCGCGCACATCTATCACCATGACCATCTACTCGGGCTGTTGCAGCGGATGATCAAGGCGTTGTACTGGTGGAATCCTTTTGTTTATGGCCTCTGCAATTCTTTGTCCGTAGCGCGCGAGGCAGTAAGTGACAACTATGCGATATCGGGAATGGAAAGCGCTGCGAGCTATGCCAGGCTTCTTGTGAGTCTGGTTGAGAAAACCTCTCTGATCAGCCGCATGCCATGCACGGCATGCATGGGAAGCCCTTATGAATCGCTGGAATCAAGAATCAGGAACATTATTTCCAAGGAGAGAGATATGCGGGTAAAAACAAACAAACGCATGATGGCGCTGATCCTATTGACGACAGTTTTGCTCTGCGTTGTTGTTGTCATTGGCAGTCAGGTGGCAGTCTTCGGAGTTGGGCAAGCATCTCCTTCCGGACTGAAAGCGGATGAACCACAGGCTGCTTCAACGTCGGGGAAACCCATGAAAGATGACGGCACAATTATGGTGTCAGAGAGACTTTCAAAAAGACTTATCCATAAAGTTGACCCCATCTATCCGGAATTGGCCATCAAGGATCAGGTTCAAGGGAAAGTGATACTCCAGATAAACGTGAATGAGGAAGGACTTGTATCGGATGTTCGAATTACCGCAGGGCATTCCCTTTTGAATGACGCTGCAATCACGGCTGTGAAGCAGTGGAAATTCATCCCGTCTCTCATTGGTGGCAGCACTGCTCCGGGGGCCGGGAAGCCTGCCCCGCCTCCACCTGAACCGGTGCCCGGGATGGCTGTAAAAGGGGTGCCGTTCACGACCACCATTACGATCGATTTTCGCTTAAACAAGGATAAATCCCCGAAGATTATAATCTCCGGCTCCTGAACACCCATAACAGCGGATTGTCGTCCTATTCGTTCTCAATGAATGAATCGGTACATGGCAGAAACTGGCTGGTTGTTGGAAGGATAGGTAGGATCAGCTGCCTTCGCTCGTACAAAACAGGTTCCGCGTTTCGCACCGCGCTTGAAGAACGGCTTGCGCGCAGGCGCTTCAGTGGCATGGAGCAAGAAATCAACAGGCGCTGTCACCATTCGAAAATGTCTGCAGACCTATTGCACACGGAACATCGCAGGAGCTACAACTGTCCGCGCATCGGGATTGCAGTAGTCGTAGAGCAGCGAGGGCGCTGATTTTGCCTTCATGGCGAAGCGCGGCCTGAAATTGAAACTGAAGCCGGTGCCGCCGGCACGCGGCCAGAGGTAGGCTACGATGCGGTCCGGCAGAATATCGTAGTGGCTCAGGGTAAATCCCGAAGCAGCCACGGCGCTATCCAGAGATAGGCGGTCCACATCGGCGCCGGGTGGCAGGCCGATCTCTGCGACCATCATTCCATAACCCCTGAAGCCCACTCGTTCCACATCCACGCGACACGCGTCCGTTTCCCCGATCTTTGCATTGGATTTGTCGAAATTGACTTTTAGCCGCAGAAGGTCGGGCCCGGCCGGAGGACGCATCGTCCAGGGCACATAATAGCTGGCTGAAAGCTGCGCCTGCGCCTGGCTTAACATACCAGGAGCCCGGAGCGTTATCAGGTGCTTCCCCGACGAGAGAACTGAGGCCAGCCCGATGCGGATCGGGCCGGTGATCTCGCTGCCAGGCGGCATCGTAACTCGGGGGACAGCTTGGCCGTCTACCATTACATCGAGGAATCCCCCGTTACCACCCATGGCCGCCGGTTGAGCAGCCGCAAGGATCGCTTGCAGCACCCTGACGGTCGCCTGAGTCGAATGCCAAACTCCAAAACGATCCTTGTTACGCAGCAGGAACAGCATGCCGCCATCAAGCATGAGCTTGTCCCCTGGATTGCCTCCTTCGGCAAGCGCTTGCACTGCCAGCGCGCTTGTCTCAAGGCGGCCTGCAAGTCCCCAGCCATAGAAGGGTGTGTTGGTTTCCAGGTTCCAATAGGTAGACCCGGCTTCTGTCCGGGCAAGGTTACGAAGGCGTTGGAGGGCTTTTGCAGAGACCGCGGAATCCTCCGTATGTAACGCCGCCAGCGCAAGAGCCGCAATTGCATAAGGCTCGTCGTATTGGCCCGAGCGCTGCGCCAGATATTCGATGGCCTTTGTCACTCCTTGGTGTGCATCCTCGCCCGACAGTGTCA is from Terriglobia bacterium and encodes:
- a CDS encoding BlaI/MecI/CopY family transcriptional regulator, whose translation is MSPLSLPKLTDAEFEIMAIVWEEEETTVNHVWETINQNRQEPLSRTTIQVQMNRLEQKKWLRHRVLGRTFLYSPTRKREKTLETLVGDIHHRFFKGSSPDLVRCLFKSVRVSKAEIQKLKEIISSQEGESE
- a CDS encoding M56 family metallopeptidase — translated: MNWQTVLSFSGSADWILLTAFHSLWLSFAAFLIMRLPKFRSPVVRSTWCTCTLILLLALPLITWSIPRLAVRAQPTPKPAVEMSTANVETQPPLLNRLLDMNTPLPQVRIGRWQALMNQFGFLWLAVTLICVGRLLCQLAFLKGCGTGLQEIHDGRISAVLVESTHSFRFRKKPRFFASRKLTSPISTGIQTPLVILPAGLYQSIGDKELRAILLHELAHIYHHDHLLGLLQRMIKALYWWNPFVYGLCNSLSVAREAVSDNYAISGMESAASYARLLVSLVEKTSLISRMPCTACMGSPYESLESRIRNIISKERDMRVKTNKRMMALILLTTVLLCVVVVIGSQVAVFGVGQASPSGLKADEPQAASTSGKPMKDDGTIMVSERLSKRLIHKVDPIYPELAIKDQVQGKVILQINVNEEGLVSDVRITAGHSLLNDAAITAVKQWKFIPSLIGGSTAPGAGKPAPPPPEPVPGMAVKGVPFTTTITIDFRLNKDKSPKIIISGS